Proteins encoded by one window of Venturia canescens isolate UGA chromosome 2, ASM1945775v1, whole genome shotgun sequence:
- the LOC122406069 gene encoding lipase 3-like, translating into MAKRSGLAAARQTPVTSITESYHQFESSDKSSRGSSVLSNYIYGEYSPSVNSRRKFTARYPRPLIVIMSFSAIAVLATLALFVKDSLSSEAINYVTEYFEKPETNKFQLNVLPEYEVELHECPATLSASTDPALDRDNADPSIGATMYRIPGGPKSPKTPGKRVSFIEHGILCDSQPCTVNKLKIAIVYLLVDQGYDVWLGLSNSSMMEDLIMSRTAERERLERVAHCIFVATNQTELLVMGNLNGTVQFFAISTPIAKWEQSKVSKWLEYIPGVKTVKKLYYKGKNYLTRSYEKIVESIDLLGKRVDLIIDDPSVRNLKNTVLRAWGIIVTMVAPTLSLNDFSKMINHPDVYLDALQLITKYGYTAELHHVRTEDGYLLSVHRITGGKRYPPGRGKPVVFLQHGILSSSAVWILMGPSKSLAYFLADEGYDVWMGNSRGNTYSRGHLNLSSSDSKFWDFSFHEMGYYDLPATVDYIVANTGQEKINYIGHSQGTTSFFVMLSEKPQYNDKINRFIAYAPIVYANNVRSPIVDFFSKISSPLYRTLQFLNVHDFLPTNALLTKIGRDVCEKRTLYQVVCSNALFMVTGYDSAQINKTIVPIIMGHLPAGSSVKQFVHFAQEFTSKKFRQFDYYEEEKNLAKYGAVEPPGYKIENVKVPGMIFYAKNDWLADSRDVEKLGNELKNAELHEVPMELFNHIDFMFAMDAPLLIYHPTIDYLRRELTNEIR; encoded by the exons ATGGCTAAAAGGTCTGGGTTAGCAGCAGCTCGCCAGACTCCCGTGACGAGTATCACGGAGAGTTATCATCAGTTTGAGAGTAGTGACAAATCATCCCGCGGCTCGAGCGTGTTGAGTAATTATATTTACGGTGAATATTCACCGAGTGTGAATTCGCGAAGGAAATTTACGGCCCGATACCCACGCCCCTTAATCGTGATTATGAGTTTTAGCGCTATCGCTGTCCTCGCGACACTCGCTCTTTTCGTCAAGGACAGTTTGAGCTCGGAGGCGATTAATTATGTAACCGAATACTTCGAAAAGCCTGAGACTAATAAG TTCCAGCTTAATGTACTGCCGGAATATGAGGTCGAATTGCACGAGTGCCCGGCTACATTGTCGGCCTCTACGGATCCTGCACTCGATCGTGACAACGCGGATCCCTCGATCGGTGCAACCATGTATCGGATCCCTGGAGGACCAAAGTCGCCGAAGACTCCAGGAAAACGAGTATCTTTCATCGAACATGGAATACTGTGCGATTCTCAACCGTGCACCGTGAACAAACTGAAAATTGCAATCG TGTATTTACTCGTGGATCAAGGCTACGATGTGTGGCTCGGATTGAGCAATTCGAGCATGATGGAAGATTTGATAAT GAGTCGGACAGCGGAACGAGAACGTTTGGAGCGAGTGGCTCACTGCATTTTCGTGGCTACTAATCAGACAGAATTACTGGTGATGGGTAATCTTAATGGCACCGTCCAGTTTTTTGCGATCTCCACACCGATCGCCAAGTGGGAGCAA TCGAAGGTATCGAAATGGCTGGAGTATATACCAGGCGTGAAAACTGTCAAGAAATTGTATTACAAGGGAAAGAATTATCTGACAC GTAGTTACGAGAAAATAGTCGAGAGCATCGATCTTCTCGGTAAAAGGGTCGACCTCATCATCGATGATCCTTCAGTCAGAAATTTGAAG AACACGGTTCTCCGAGCTTGGGGCATTATTGTGACGATGGTGGCGCCAACTCTGAGcctcaatgatttttcaaagatgATCAATCATCCTGACGTTTATCTTGATGCG TTACAATTGATCACGAAATATGGATACACGGCTGAATTACACCACGTTCGGACGGAAGATGGATATTTGCTGTCAGTGCATCGAATTACCGGAGGCAAAAGGTATCCACCGGGAAGAGGAAAACCGGTGGTTTTCTTGCAGCACGGAATACTGTCGAGTTCGGCAGTTTGGATCCTCATGGGACCCTCGAAATCTCTCG CATATTTTCTCGCGGACGAAGGGTACGATGTTTGGATGGGAAACTCACGAGGAAATACCTATTCTCGTGGGCACTTGAATCTCTCGAGCAGTGATAGTAAATTCTGGGATTTctcatttcacgaaatgggatATTACGATCTACCGGCTACCGTAGATTACATAGTAGCCAATACCGGTCAAGAGAAGATCAATTATATCGGTCATTCGCAAGGCACCACATCGTTTTTCGTGATGCTATCTGAAAAGCCCCAGTACAACGACAAGATCAATAGGTTTATCGCCTACGCGCCGATTGTTTATGCTAACAACGTTCGCAGCCCAATAGTGGATTTCTTCTCCAAGATTTCATCGCCGTTATAC CggaccttgcagtttctgaacgttcatgATTTCTTACCGACTAATGCACTCCTCACCAAAATTGGGAGAGACGTTTGCGAGAAGCGAACCCTCTATCAGGTCGTATGCAGTAATGCCCTTTTCATGGTCACTGGTTACGACTCGGCCCAGATTAACAAG ACCATCGTGCCGATAATCATGGGACATTTGCCAGCAGGCAGTTCAGTGAAGCAATTTGTTCACTTCGCCCAGGAGTTTACTTCGA aaaaatttcgtCAGTTCGATTACTACGAAGAGGAGAAGAATCTGGCCAAATACGGAGCGGTCGAACCTCCAGGATATAAAATTGAGAATGTCAAAGTTCCGGGGATGATTTTTTACGCCAAGAACGATTGGCTCGCTGACTCGAGG GACGTTGAGAAACTCGGAAACGAATTGAAGAATGCTGAGTTGCACGAAGTGCCAATGGAGCTTTTCAATCACATCGATTTCATGTTCGCCATGGATGCACCGTTGCTCATTTATCATCCGACGATCGACTATCTTCGAAGAGAATTGACTAATGAAATACGATGA